ATAGAGGATGAGACAGGAAGAATTTCGGTTCTTCTACCCGAAGATAATGGAAGGAAGAGAATTAATTTGATGAGGGACGAGGTTGTTGGTGTTGGTGGAGTGCTTGGACCTGACGGCAACATCATCTATGTAAGAAATCTCGTTCGACCTGAGCTTCCACTCGCCCAGGAGCCCCACACTGCTCTGGATCCCATCTGCGTGGCATTCATTTCAGACATTCATGTCGGTAGCCGGACCTTCCTTGAAAGGGAATGGAGGAGCTTCATACGGTGGCTCAAAGGAATAGAGGGGCCATCCCAAGAGTGGGCCCAGCGCCTCGAGTACCTCGTTATCTGTGGCGACACTGTGGACGGAATAGGAATCTATCCGGGGCACGAAGAAGACCTCGTTATCAAAGACGTCTATAGGCAGTATCAAGAGCTGGCCGAGATGCTGAAAGAGGTCCCGGACCGAATTCGAATTATTATGATGCCCGGCAACCACGATGCCGTCCGCCCGGCCGAGCCGCAGCCAACCTTCCCCGCTGAGATAAGGCGCCTCTTCGATTCATCCATTACATTCACGGGCAACCCGTGCCTATTCCGGCTGGAGGGTGTGGAGGTGCTGGCCTACCATGGTATGAGCATTGCGGACTTCGTCTCCAGCATACCGAACCTCAGTTTCAGCAAACCCCTTGAGGCCATGAAGGAGATGCTCAGGAGACGCCACCTCTCCCCGGTTTTTGGGGATAAAACACCCATAGCGCCCGAGAGCAGGGACTGGATGGTCGTGGACACCATTCCGGATATTTTTGTCACGGGCCATGTTCACTCCGCCGCCATAGAGAACTTCAGGGGCGTGACGCTTATCAATGCCTCGGCCTGGCAGTCTCAAACGGAATATCAGAGAATGATGAATTTCCAGCCAATGCCAGCGCGCGTAGCCCTCGTCAACCTACAGACGATGGCCTCGAAGACCATTTGTTTTATGGAGGAAGGATGAAATAGCCATGGGAATATGCGGTGTCGTTTTCCAAGGCACGATGTACCAGGGGGCCAGTATGAGAAAGTACTTCGGAGCGGCCGCGGCTTTGACCTTTTTCTTGTGCCTCATTCTAGCATTCTTCGGTGGAAGCCGCAATATCTTTGAATCGCCGATCTCATCACTCCCCTCCCTCCTCATCGACCACTACGATAATCAGACCGAGGTCTACGTCCACGGCTTGAATGAGTTTAGGTACACTAACATGACTGTGTGGGTTTCCGATGGCACCACCGAATTCATGCGGTATAGGGAGAACACATATTTTATTTATCTGAACACCACCTTGACTAATTTCACCCTCAATGTCACAGTCTGGAATAAAAAGAAGGCGTATGTTTTTCAGGCGGATATCCGTGTGGCGGATCCTGAGGAATTCCCGGCCCATTTATTTATCTATGAGAAGGAAGACGGAGACGGTACAATGCATGTGCTACAGAAGAGCAACCTGCCCTGGAAGAAGGTCATGGAGAGGGTAAAATGAAGGTAAAGATACCCTGGTCATTCACGATTATAGTCATGTTAATACTTGTATGGGCTGGCTACACAGCAGGTGTATGGAGCGGTCTCATCGACCCCGGTACGGACGCCGCTGTGGTTGCGGCCTTCGTGATGGGCTGGGTCGGCGTTCTTGTTTTTGCGATTCTCGGGGCCTTCCTTCTTGGAATGTACGCCGGGCACAGAATTCTCTCCCTGGGCGACATAACACCATTCGAAGAGGAAATGCTCAGAATGCGGCAAGATTGCTCCGAAATGCGCGCTGAACTGAAAAGAATCAGGGAGAAGCTCGAGGGGGGCGAAAGCGCCCTTACCGAAGAGAAGAAAAAGTAGCGATTACTTTTTCTCCGGGGGAAGGAGGTTGGGTATGCCGTCCTCGATGGGATAGTCCACGCTGCATTTCTCGCAACGAAGAGTACCTGCGACAATCTCCCGCCCCTCCTCCTTTTTAACGGTGAGCGCTAGGTCGCCCTTGCAAAGGGGGCAGCAAAGAATATCCATCAGAGTCCGCTTCATTCTCCCGAGCCATGGATTTCGTTGAAAGTATTAGTAGATTTTCTTCAGGGAACCATGGAGGTGGTGGGGCCGGGACCGAGATTTGAACTCGGGTCTAGGGATCCACAGTCCCACAGGATACCAGGCTACCCCATCCCGGCCATGGTGAACGGGGCTAAATCCCTCAGGGGGTATTATAAATTAATGGGGGCAATTAGGAAAGGCGCGCAAGCGGCGAGCGAAAGCCCAAAGGGGTCCCTGGGCCCCACCTATCCGCTCTCCAAATTGCTCTCTTCTCCTTTTTCGTGGCGGAGTGTGATGGTCCCTCCCACACAATCCCTAATCCCACAAATGAGAAGTAATATTCCACCGCTTCGGGGAGTGGCTGGAACTCAGGTAGGCTTCTTCGTGAGATTCATTGTTCACTGACTTTCCCTTCACTTGCCACGCGAGGCCAGTTTTAAGGTTACATCTGGAAATTCGTTGGCAATCAGAGGAATTTTTCTGTCCAGAATTTGCTGTCCATGTGGGATGAGAGGCAGAATGTGCAGGCGGTCGAAAGGCGCAGGGATTAATATATGTCGCTCCATTTTACCCCTTGGGCTTTTCGCTATGCGGGATAGGGCGGGAGGCAGAAAGGGCCGATGGTCTAGACCGGTAATGACGTCGCGCTTACAACGCGGAGGTCGGCGGTTCAAATCCGCCTCGGCCCAATTCTCCCGCATCACCAATTATTAGGAAACGACTTCGAGAGCGCGAACGCCGTCTCAGAAAACAGGCAGCTCGGGGGAAACCTATCAAGTAAAAATTAGCTGGACGCCGCAAACGGTGCTCGCCGGTGACCGAAGGCAGGGAAAGCGAAGAAGACCAGAACCCGTCTCTATGGCATTCGGGTTGATGGTTTAAAAATTTTACTAACGACCTAGTCATTCCTAGGTGGCCACATGAGGGACACGTGGTGTTCCGGTATTTATGTCGTGGGGCATGGGGCTCATGAGCTCAGTGGACTTGGGGGGGAGGGCAGCGCCTCCAGTCTCCCCAAAGGTCCAAAACGCCGTTCCGTCTTATAGTGGCATCCAGTGCGTTGCTTATTTTTCTATTATCCCCTAAGTGCATTCCTGACCTCTCTTGGTGTCATTCGTGGAGAAATGGCGACTACGAGCTCGACACATCCTATTTTTTCGATGGTGTGATTAGGAGAGTGGAGT
This genomic stretch from Thermoplasmata archaeon harbors:
- a CDS encoding DNA-directed DNA polymerase II small subunit, with the protein product MRKRVLAKFAERGALLQPAALEYILSQPDPFALSDKVLAREAENRLLYTLKDVKQTVVSEEAPSPLRTPSSSEVPSQSSGEVSASEKQKLRTGSGPVILKDVTGNSTCCGQLQDFVGYFGDRMRRLRGLLRQRRELTGAVSISALKGRKHDNEVRTIGMVVDIRRTAGGRIIADIEDETGRISVLLPEDNGRKRINLMRDEVVGVGGVLGPDGNIIYVRNLVRPELPLAQEPHTALDPICVAFISDIHVGSRTFLEREWRSFIRWLKGIEGPSQEWAQRLEYLVICGDTVDGIGIYPGHEEDLVIKDVYRQYQELAEMLKEVPDRIRIIMMPGNHDAVRPAEPQPTFPAEIRRLFDSSITFTGNPCLFRLEGVEVLAYHGMSIADFVSSIPNLSFSKPLEAMKEMLRRRHLSPVFGDKTPIAPESRDWMVVDTIPDIFVTGHVHSAAIENFRGVTLINASAWQSQTEYQRMMNFQPMPARVALVNLQTMASKTICFMEEG
- a CDS encoding methytransferase partner Trm112, whose amino-acid sequence is MKRTLMDILCCPLCKGDLALTVKKEEGREIVAGTLRCEKCSVDYPIEDGIPNLLPPEKK